The following nucleotide sequence is from Dehalogenimonas formicexedens.
CCCGTCCACGGTGATGCTGCCCGCCGACGGCGTGTCCAGGCCGCCTATCAGGTGGAGGAGGGTGCTTTTGCCTGAACCCGACGGCCCGACGAAAGCGGCGAATTCACCCTTCGGAATGTCGATGCTGACACCCGCCAGGGCATGAACGAATTCATCCCCGAGGTGGTAGTCTTTTTTCAGGTCTCGAACCTCAATAAAAGCAGTCATACTATAAGAAACGTCTAATCGATCTCCTGGACCTTGAGCAGGTTGGTGGTCCCGGCTTTGCCGAGCGGAATGCCGCCGGTGACGATGATGTTTTGCCCGGTTTCAGCCAGGTTGATCTTCTTGCAGATATCGACCGCGGTCGAAAACAGATCGTCAACCGTTTCCGGGGTGGAAATCTGCTGTGCCTGAACCCCCCAGTTGAGGATAAGCCGCCGGCAAGTATCGATGTTGGGGGATATGGCCAGGATCGGGGTGCTGGGGCGGTACTTGGAAACACGGCCGGCGGTAGAGCCTGAAGAGGTGAAGGCGACGATGGCGGCGGATTCCAGCCGTCTGGCGGTCAGGCAGGCATTGTATGAGATGAGTTCCTCGGTCTGGTTCGAAAGCCAGGAATCCCGTTCAGCGATCCATTGGTCATAAGGTAAGTCTTTTTCAGTCTCGACGGCTACCGCCGCCATCATCGATACCGCCTGGACCGGGTATTTGCCGATGGAGGTCTCCGCCGAAAGCATGACCGCGTCGGTGCCGTCGAAGATGGCGTTGGAGACATCGCTGACCTCCGCCCGGGTGGGGCGGGGCGAATTGATCATCGATTCCAGCATCTGAGTTGCTGTTATCACCGGTTTGCCGGCGCGGTTGGATTTGTGAATGATCTCTTTTTGGACGAGCGGAAGCCGCTCGAGCGGGATGTCGACCCCCAGGTCGCCTCGGGCGACCATGACGGCATCGGATTCAGCCAGGATGGCATCGAAGACTTTGACGGCGGTGCCCCGCTCGATCTTGGCAACGAGCGGGAGGTCGGCGTTTTTCTTTTTGATAAGATCGCGTACCTGAATCAAGTCTTCGGCTCTGCTGACGAACGACAAGGCGATGAAATCCGGTTTTTGGCTGACGGCAAATTCGATATAAGCCTGAAGCTGGCCGGTCATAAAGGGCATGCTCGATGTCTTGCCGGGCACGGCGATGCCGCGGCCCGCGGTCAGCGGTCCGCCAACGAGTACGGTGCAACCGACATCGGTGTCCTTGACCGTATCGCACTTCAATTGGAGAGAACCATCGTCAACAAGGATGATGTCGCCGGGTTTCACGTCATCGGGGAAGGTCGGCAGGTTCACGGAGACCAAGGAGCTATTTCCAACAACTTGTTTGGTGGTCAGGGTGATCGGTTCGCCTTTCCTTAATTGCACGACCGGGTTGGAGAGAGGGCCGGAACGGTATTTTGGTCCCGGGATGTCGATCAGGATGGCGACCGGTATGCCCGCTCTGTCACTCTCGGAACGCACTCTGGCGATATACTCGGCGTGGTCATCGAGCGTACCATGGGACAGATTCAACCGGGCTATGTTCATGCCAGCCTTGATCAGGTCGGCGATGACCTCCGGCGTGCCCGTGGCGGGGCCGATGGTAGCGACGATTTTTGTTCTTCTGAAGGGAGCCTTTTTTCTGTTTGACATATCAGGTTATTATCACACGAGAGGCGACGACGCTCAAAGGGATCAACTCTGATCCGCCAGGCGCTTGATTTCATAGAGCCGGTCGAGGGCTTCCCGAGGAGTCAGGGTGTCAGGATCAAGTTTTTTGATCTCATCGACGACTTTCGGGGGGCGGCCAAGAAAAGAGAGCTGGGGCGTTTCTTCGATCCTGGTAACCTTTCCGGGCGGCGAGGTTATTCCAGCCGTTTCCAGTTCGAGCAGGATCCGGTTAGCCCTGTTGATGATCGACTTCGGAAGGCCGGCAAGCTTAGCCACGTGAATCCCGTAGCTCCGATCGACGCCGCCGGTTTGAATCCGGTGAAGAAAAACGACATTGCCTCTATCTTCGGCGACAGCCACATTGAAATTGCGGACGCGCGGCAATTTTTCAGCCAATTCAACAAGTTCATGATAATGGGTGGCGAACAATGTCCTGGCGCCGATACGGTCATGGATGTACTCGACCACGGCACGCGCGATCGCCAGTCCGTCATAGGTCGAGGTGCCGCGCCCGATCTCGTCGAGGATCAAAAGGCTCCGGCTCGTTGCGCTCGACAGGATCGCTGCCGTTTCAACCATTTCGACCATGAAGGTGGACTGCCCTGAGGCCAGGTCCTCCCGGGCGCCGATACGGGTGAAGATCCGGTCGCAAATACCGATCTCAGCCCTGGCGGCCGGTACGAACGAGCCAACCTGAGCCATGAGCACGATGATCGCGGTTTGCTTCAGGTAGGTCGACTTGCCCGCCATGTTAGGCCCGGTGAGAATGATCAGCTGGCTATCCGAACTGTCGAGCGCCAGATCATTGCTTATAAAATTGCCCGGACCGACGCATAATTCGACCACCGGATGACGGCCGGCGGCGATAACCAGAGGTCCGATGTCTTTGACCTCCGGTTTGACGTATGAATTGGCGGCCGCCGATGCGGCAAATGCCGCGAATACGTCCAGCCGCGCCACGGCATCGGCAAGGGCGAGGATGGCCTCAGCCGATTGCCCGATCTGGCCGAGAACCTGACGGTAAAGGCTGGTCTCAATTTCAGCGAGGCGCTCCTTGGAACTCAGGATCTGCGCCTCATATTCCTTCAGTTCCGGGGTGACGTACCGCTCGGCGTTGGCCAGCGTTTGTTTGCGGATGAAGCGATCAGGTACCTGTGCCAGGTTTGCCTGGGACACTTCGAGATAGTAGCCGAAAACCTGGTTGTAGCCGACTTTCAGGTTCTTGATGCCGGTGGCGGCTCTTTCCTCCGTCTCGAGCTTAGCGATATAACTTTTGGTGTTGGTCGTCAGGCCTTTGATCCGGTCAAGATCGGCGGAAAAACCCTCCCGGATGACGCCTCCCTCGCCGGGGGCTGAGGCCGGTTCGGGTTCGATCGATTTCTCGATCAGGGCGATGATCTCGGGGTTTTCCCTCAGTTCGCATTTCAAACCTTCGAGCGCATGCCCATGGAGCGCCCGAGCCAATTCAGGGACGGCTTCCAGGCTGCGTTTCAAGGCTATCAATTCCCTGGGCAAGGCGGCAAAGTTGCGAATCCGGTTAGCCAGCCGCTCTATGTCGGCAACCGGCTTCAACCACCGGGAGATTTCTTCCCGGGCGGCGTTATTGCTCAGAATCGCTTCGACGATCTGGTGCCGCTGGACGATTTGTTTCGAGTCCAGCAGGGGCTGGCCGAGCCAGCGGCGGAGTAACCTGGCGCCCATCGGCGTTCTGGTGGCGTCAAGCACCCCGAGCAGCGATCCTGCAACGGCGCCGGTGGTGGCATTCTTGAAGATCTCCAGGTTGTTCACGGTATTTTCGTCGAGCGCCATATAGTCGGCTACAGAGTAAGCCGAAAGATGGCTCAATCCGGAAGAGGCATCCTTGTTGGTGTCTTTCAAATAAGCAACGACGGCTCCGGCGGCTGAAATTGCCGGCGGCCAGCGCCCAATACCATAACCTTCAAGCGTGGCGACGCCAAAATGATCTTTGAGCAAATCTGCGGCGGCACCGACTTCAAACTTGTAAGCATCTAGTTCGGAGACCGGCGCAGGATATGAAGATGTGAAACCCGATCCCCTGGGAACGATGATCTCGGCGGGGGCGAGCCGTTCGATTTCGCTTTGAATCCGGTCCGCGGGCATCTGGGTGGCGGCGAATTGCCCGGTTGAAATATCGACGTAAGCCAGTCCGAATTGGCCATCACCCGGAAATACGGCCGCAAGGTAGTTATTGGTTTTGAGGTCGAGGAGTCCGGGTTCGACGACCGTGCCGGGAGTGACCAGCCGTACCACCTCTCGCTCCATTAGTCCCTTGGTGTCGCCGGGACGGGTGGTCTGCTCACAGATGGCGACTTTATGGCCGCGGTTGATGAGGCGGGCGAGGTAGTTGTCGACGGCGTGGTAGGGGATGCCGGCCATGGGCACCTTCATGCCTTTGCCCATCTCCCGCGCGGTGAGGACTATCTCCAGTTCACGGGCGGTGACTTCGGCATCGGTGTCGAAAGTCTCGTAGAAGTCGCCGAGGCGAAAAAAAACGATGACATCAGGATAACGCTGCTTGATGCGCAGGTACTGGGAGCGGAGGGGGGTAAGGTTTTCAGCCACGACGGTAATTGTACCCGATGCCTTGCGGCGGTGTCATCAGGCTTGGGGGGCTGCATCCCGATTTGAAATTGCGTTTTTTGATAAATCAAAGGAAACAAATCGCTTTTTACGTTGAGATTTGGAAAATCTGCGAGGCAGCCTATTGCAACGATTCGCGCAGAAGGGAATTTCTCCATGCAACATTTGGCATTGAGATTCTTCGCCCCGATTCATCGAGGGCTCAGAAAGACAAAACTACGAAAGTATTATAGCACGCGCGTACTGCTGAGTTGTCAAGCGTTTCGTGTCGTTTTTGAAGGAATATATTTATGACAGGAAGTTCTAATTTCCAGTACGCGCTGAGCAATCCGGGGCGCGCCGACAAGGTCTGAGATCACGGCAAAACATTTGCATCCAAGGTCTGCCAACGATCCTATATTCTCCCTGGTGATGCCGCCGATGGCAACAACAGGAAGTCCGATGCGTTTAAGGGCATATTCGACAAGCTCAATACCGCCAGGATCGGCGGCATTGAGCTTGGTGGATGTCGGAAAGACCGGTCCGACGCCCAGATAATCGACCTCGGGGATTATCAACGCTTTATCGATTTCTTGGGGTGTAGTGACTGACAGACCGATAATCATGTCTTGGCCGATGACCCGGCGGGCGGCTTCGGGGGGGAGATCGTCCTGACCGAGGTGAAGCCCATCGGCATCGCAGGCTACGGCCAGTCCGGCATCGTCGTTCACGATGAAGCAAGCCCTGTATTCCCGGCACAGCTGTCTTAGGGCAAGGCACTCCTGGTATTTGCGCCGCATCGGGAAATCCTTCTCCCGGTACTGGATGATCTTGATCCCGGCCTCTAGTAACTGCCGGGCGGTCTCAACGTTGCCCCGGCCTTGCGAGCAGGCATCCGAGAGAACAGCATAAATATCGGTTTGGGGCAGGGTTGGTCTCATCGAATGTTTTCCCGCCTATTCTCCTTGCATGGCTTTTGAAAAAGCCTTCCAGAAGGGATCGACGACGGGATGTAACAGGGCGGACTCCCGTCCCTGATCGACGAGAACCATGCCTTTTTCCGGGGCGGTCAATTCCCCGACGATCGACGACGGGATATTTTTGGCGCTTAAAGCCTGAATAACATCGCAAGCCCTGTGAGGGCGGCAGGTGACGATCAGAGTGCCTTCGGATATGGCGGCGTACGGGTCGTCGATACCGAACAGGCGGCAAATTTCAGGCACGCCGTCGGCGACGACGATGTCATCTTTGATGATCCGCACGCCCAGCCCGGCTGCCTGGGCGACCTCGAACAGTCCGCCCCAGATGCCGCACTCGGTGGCATCGTGCATAGAACTGACACCGTTATCTCTAACACCAATCGAAACGGCAGCCAGCGCATCATCGACCACCGACATCTGATAGAAAAGACCTCCGGCGCGGCTCGCAAAGTCATCACCGAATTTTTTTGTGATCAGACCGGGAAACACCGCGGCGAAGATGCCGCAGGCTTCGATGGCGGGACCCTTGGTGATGATGATCTTGTCGCCTTCCCTGGCGAAACGCGGCGACACATACTCATCCAACCCGCCAATCCCGATCATGGTCGCGCCGCCAACCATTGGATAACTGCAGCCCTCATACCGGGCGGTATGCCCGGTGATCACGTTTATACCCATGTTCTCGCACTCGCGATGCATGACCGACCACATAGCGGACAACTGCTCTTTGGTCATGTCCATGGGCAGATTAAGGTCGATCGAGAGAAATTTCGGTTTGAGACCGGAAGTGACCGAATCAGAGGCGATGATGTGGATGGCGAACCAGGCGGCCCGTTCAAAACCGTATTGGGGAACGATGAACACCGGATCCGTGGTGAAAGACACTGCCTGGCCGCCTATTTCGGCGATGCCGACATCGACGCCATGCTGCGGACCGACCAGGACCTTATCACTTTTGGCGCCAAGGCGGGGGAAGATGATCTCCCTGAAGATTTCCGGGGAAATCTTACCGATTTCAGGCATTTCCATATCGGGCATTTTTGAAAACTCCTCGCTTAAAAAAATTCCGGAAGGCAATGCGCTTCCGGAATCTGTCTACTTCCCTACGCTCGCATTACCGAGACCAGGTTCCAAGGGTCGTCCCGATCAAGATCAGGGACTCTCAGCCTTTCGGCTCCCCCAGTAAAAATTATATTAAGTTGTTGGGGCAATAATACCACAAACAGGAGAAAAATCTAATAGCGGAGTACTGCGGCAATGCCGGTGTCGCCGGGAACTTCTTCCGGTTTGAGAGAATAGACATTTCCGCCGGTAGCCAATGTTCGCTTTACCAGGAACTCTACCAGGTCATAAGCGCCGTCACCGGGAACCTGCGTCAGATTGACACAGTGTCCGGCTTCGTCGAAGGTCCCCCAGCGTTCCAGGCCCTCAGCGATAAACAACGAATAGACACGCCCATCGACAGCCGCCGGTACAACCTGGACCAGGTCATTGATCGAAGGCCCCTGACCGGTGGCTTCGACGTACTGGGCAAGCCTCCTGGATTGTTCCTGCATAAAATAGGGGCGGACGACCTTCCAGGCGCTCTTTTGAAGGGTATCAGGATTCACCTTATCCGGATTACCCTCTATTCCCTCGGCGAGGATGTTTCCGTAACTGGAAACAGCACGAAACATCGAACGAAGACTTTCGACTCCAGCGACCACCATGGGCGCTTTTTCACCGGCTAAAACTGTTTCGAGACTGCGGCTGACCTGCTGTAAAAATCTCAAATGGCGTTCCTGCTCTATATCCTTTGGGGTCCCCTGTCCGTGAAACATGGTCGGACCGCCCCCCAGGGTGTGCTGCTGTAGTTGTTTTTCAGGTTCGTCTAACCGCATTGCTTCTTCAAGGCTGCGAGGCATCCCGACCGGTATGATTTCCCGACAGTTAGCCGCGAGGCACCTGAAAAAGACCACCCGGTTCGAACTCAGCGCCAGCAGGTAATAGACACCGTCGTTAATTACCAGTGGCAAAAGGGGTTTGATGAAATACTCGCCGGACGCCACCACGGTCTCGGCGACCTCGAAGGGCAGGTTGAAATGGGAAAACGAATCCCGGGAAATGAAAAGGGCGAGTCCTTCTTCCTGGTGCTGCCAGAATAACGCATCGCGGAGCAACTCCCTGGCGGGCGAAAGCAGGTTACGGGATTCAGCGGTTTTCAATCCCAATTGAGTCAATTTTGTTTCGGCGTCGTCCAATAAGTGACGCAGGAGCAGCGGATCACCTTCCATATCGGCAACCCGATGGGTCGGCATGTAAATGGAGACCACCGGGCCTTCCGGTTTCTGAAGCAGGGTCAACAGATCAGCTTTTCTTAACAGATCCATAGGGAACGTTCCTCCTTCTTCCTTATCAACAATTTGATCCAAAATCATCGTGTCGCGGAGTCAAACAGAACGTCGCTAACGACCCGACGGCATATATTATCGTTTGTCAGGCTCCCATCTGCTATACGTAATCATACTTATTATCCGTCCGCCGGGTACTTATTCAACGACGGTTCCCCAAATTCAACAATTTCCGTGAGTTAGGTACTCCGGTATGAAAAATTGAGTAGTTTTACGGATTTCAACATCATTTATGGAGCTTTATTATGGTGATAACAAAATGACGCCAACGGAGCGGCCCGGGGGATAAGTGACAGGGGAGGTCCGGAATGGAAGAAAACACTAACAGGGGTCTAATGGCAGGGTTACTGGCGGGCGCGGCGATCGGGATCAGCCTGGGGTTATTATACGCGCCCAGGAGCGGGGTTGAAACAAGAGAAATGCTCCGCAAGCGGGCGGATGACATGAAAGTCCGGGCCGAATCCCTGAGCCATTCTATCAGGGACAAGGTGGCAGGGGTGGCACATCCCATAGGGGGAGACGGCCACGGCGAAGCACAAACCTGAAAAAGCCGCCAATAATAGAGGGAGATTGAGATATGGAGACAAAAACGGTTAAGGGAATCGCTGCCGGCGTGCTTGCCGGGGCAGCGATCGGTGCCGGCGCGGCATTATTGCTGGCGCCCCAGTCCGGCCGCGAAACGAGGAAGGATGTCCGGAAGCGGGTAGAAGATCTGAAAGCCCAGGCTGATAGCTTTGTTGCCGACATCAAAGAGCGCGATGAAGCTTTTTGTAAGGCGGTCAAAGAAGGCGCAGACGACTACCGCCGGGATATGATGGCGAAATACGGGTAACCTGCAGAGTCCTGATCCGTTATAAGGAATAAAAGGAGGAGTAAATGGAAAAAGGTTTGGCCAAGGGTTTAGCGATCGGGATCATCGCCGGGGCGGCGATCGGAGCCGGGGTGGGGATGCTCTATGCTCCACAATCAGGAAAAAAGACCCGCAAAGAAATAATTGACCGGGCTGAGGACTTTTCCGACGCCGTAAAAGAGCGGGCTGAAAAATTCAGCGACCTGGTGGGCAACAAGACTGATAAATATCGCAAGAAAATCATGGAATCCATCTCCTAGACCGGTTTATTCCCCGCGAAATGACATCGAAGCCGGACCGGGTTGACATAACTCGGTCCGGCTTCTTTTGTTCCTACCCGAACCGGATTTGCGGTAAGATGTCTGGAGCGAGGTGATCGTTGAAAGCCGATTTCAAGGGACGTCCCCGTTTACGGAACGAAGCCGGGACGGTGCGCACGATGATCAGTATGTACTGCCGTGAAAACCATGGGCCCGGGGGCTTGTGCGACGGGTGCCGTGAATTGACCGAGTACGCCATGGAAAGGCTTGACAGATGCCCTTTTGGCGAAGGCAAAACGGTGTGCTCAGTATGCGAGGTGCACTGTTACAAGCCGGAGATGCGCCGGAGGATCCGGGACGCGATGCGGTTCGCCGGACCGAGGATGATTTCAAGGCACCCGCTATTAGCCATTAACCACTTACTGCATAAGCGCCGCAAAAAGCCTATTTCCCGAAGTTAGACGTCGATGGCTTAGGCGTATTGGAAAACGGCCAATTCTCGACATCCAGGGCGTAAAAAACGCTTTCATCATCGCTCCCGGTATCCTCGATAGGCGCTTCGCGACTTCCGGTCTGGACCATACCCAGCCTGGCGGCTAATTTGCGGGAGCGTGAATTTCCCGGGTGGACATCAATGGTGATCCGGGTCTTGCCGAGGTCACGGAAAAGATAAGTTATAACCGCCGAGACTGCCTCAAAAACGTATCCCTTGCCTTGAAACGCCGGATCAAGCGTGTAGCCCAGCGCAACCTGGCTGCTGGCTTCGCCGAAATGGATACCAATATCGCCAATAAGGGCGGGGTCGCCGTTGCGGAAAATGCCAAGCTGGTACCAGGTACCCGGTTGATCAGGTTTTTGGGCGGTTTTCGAGATGAAGGTTTCGGCATCGGCGACACTGGAAGGACGGAATGACTGCCAGGCGTAAACTTCCGGGAGAGACCGGTAGGAGAACAGGGCCATCGCATCGACCTGGCTCAATCTGGTGAGCCGGAGCCTTTCTGTCCGGATCACTACCTCAGTGGCCAAACGGCACCCTTAAACAGATCAAGTTATAACAATCCTTCGGCCTGGCGCGGCTGTCCTTCCCTGATGAAACTAATACGGATCCGGGCGCCCTTTTCCAGGCGGGACAAAGCCAGACCGAGGTCCGAGGCGTTGTTCACTGTCGTAGAGTCGATCCGGGTAATGACATCGCCCGGTTTGAGACCCGCCTGCGCTGCCGGCATCCCGGGCTTTACTGCGCCGACATATGCCCCTGAAAGAACCCCGGGTCCGTGAGCGGCGCTGTATTTGGCAGCATCGGCCACCGAGGCGCCGAATGATGGCGCCTGTGCGCTCTTTGCCTGAGACAGATAGTATTCGAGCTGCTGGGGATCGAAACCAACCACGAGATTGCCGTCGATGTCAGTTACCGGGACGGCCATTCTGCCGGTCCGCCGCGCCAATTCCTGGGCGGCTGCGGCATCACGGGAGACGTCAACCTCTTCAAATGGGACACCGCGCTGTGAAAGGAACCCTTTCACGGTGTGACAGTGCGGTCAGGTCTGGGTGGTGTAAACGGTCACTTTCATAGTTTGTTCACCTCGATTAAAGTATAACGCGAGATTCAGTACCTCTCAAAATTCCATCATTTAAGTTTATCCGGGAAATATCGAGCCGGGGCTATCGGAGACGCGCAATACTCGATGGAATCCCAGGCAAAGCAAAGCCCCCTGGTAGAGGGGGCTTGAAGCTTCGATTGAATTCGGGCTATTTGGACAGGACGCGGCGCCGGCGATCGATCTTGCCGGGTATGACGACCGGTTCTTTTTCGGCGATGGCCTCCGCCTGGCTCAGATGCCGGCCGGGATAGTTCACCCAACCGCACTGAAAACATTGCTCATAGGCGCCGTATTCGTCGCTGTCGCCGTAGAGATCGCCGACGTGACAGCGGGGACAACTCTTGATCTTATACACGGGATCCTCCTTGTTGAATCGATCCGAAACACCGCCATTGTATACTTCTTAAAAGCCGGTGTAAGTGACCAAGGTCACGCGCGCCGCAATGTGAATGGCCGTTGCTTATTATCAACAGATTGTATTCACATTCTCTCCATATTCGATTGGTATGATGGACACGCAAAAGGCGAGAGATCCCTTTTTCAACTACTTGAGCCATGATCCCGCTGGCCGCCCGCGGCGATTGTAGAGGTGGATCCCGGATTGCGCCTGCCAAAGGAACGGGGATATATTATGGATGTGACGAAAAAAATCCTGGTAGTAGATGACGAGCAAAAAATCGTCGAAATCGTTTGCGCTTACCTGGAGCGTGAGGGCTTCCGGGTTATTCCCGCTTACGACGGAGAGTCAGCAATCAAGGCTTTCCGCCAGGAAAAGCCGGATCTCATCGTACTTGACCTGATGCTGCCGAAGCTTTCAGGTAACGACGTATGCCGGATCATCAGGAAAGAATCGGAAGTACCGATCATCATGCTTACCGCCCGGGACGAGCTGACTGACAAGATCGTCGGACTGGAACTCGGCGCGGACGATTACCTGACCAAACCCTTCGAAGGACGGGAATTGGTGGCAAGGGTGAAGGCGATACTACGGCGTAGCGGGTTAAAACCCTCAGTCCCACTGGTCCGCTGCGGGGAGATCACGGTGGACGCAGAGCGCCGGCAGGTCACCATCAGGGACCGTGTGATCGAACTGACCACGACCGAGTTCGAGATGTTAAAACTGCTAGCCGCACACCCCGGAAAGGTTTTTTCCCGCGCCGAACTCCTTGACCGGCTGCAGGGGGATGCCTACGAAGGATATGAACGGACGATCGACAGCCATATAAAAAACCTGAGACGCAAGATTGAACCCGATGTGGACAAACCGTCTTATATTCATACGATTTACGGCGGCGGTTACAAATTGGAGCTGCCCGGGTGAAAAGCCTGGTATGGAAAATCGGCGGCGCTCTGGTCCTGGTTGCTCTGATCGCCGTTTCGATAATGGCGTACCTGACCAATGAGAATACCCACCGGGAATTCCACACCTATATCCAGGCTAATCCGGCCTTCGAGGACACCGTCGCTCGAATCTTAGGATTGGTATATATCCGCGGCGGCTGGTCGGGTCTGGCGGATGTCCTGCCGCAGATGCTGGCTTTTGAAGGCGACCGCCTGATCGTGGCCGATGTCAACAACGTAATTGTTGGTGATTCGGCGGGACTGGCTATCGGTCAGACGGTAACCCAAGCCGAGTTGACCGGCGGCCATGAAGTGGAAATCTCGCCGAGCTTTCCCAACCCGGGACAACCTGGCGGCAACGGCCAGCTGGTGGGACAGTTTTTCTACCTGGGACAGGCGGGCGGAGTGCTCGACGCGGAGCAGAATTTTCTAAGTCAAACTAACCGCTGGTTGTGGCTTTCCGGCGGTATCGGCGTGATAATCGCCGTGGCGCTGGCGGCGGCTCTGACCTACAATTTTATCCGGCCGCTCAGGGCGTTGAGCGCCGGCGCCAACGCAATCGCCGCGGGCAACCTGGGGTACAGGGTAAAAGTTAAATCCGGGGATGAAACGGGGGAACTGGCCGAATCGTTCAATATAATGGCCGGGTCGCTTGAAAAAAGCGAACAAGCCCGAAAAAGGTTGCTGGCCGATGTCGCTCATGAACTGCGGACTCCGCTGACCATCATCAACGGCACCATCGATGCCATGATCGACGGGGTGTTGCCCAGGGACGAGCGACAATTGAAGACGGTAAAAAGCGAAACAGTGGTGCTCACACGCCTGATCAGCGATCTCCGCGATCTTTCGCTGGCTGAAGCCGGTAAGCTCAAGCTGGAAAAATCGACGATAGATTGGGCTGACCTGATCCAGTGGAAACTGGATCAATTTCGCCCTATGGCTGAAGTTAAAGGGATTGAACTCAAGTTCGAAGGTAGGGATGG
It contains:
- a CDS encoding response regulator transcription factor; its protein translation is MTKKILVVDDEQKIVEIVCAYLEREGFRVIPAYDGESAIKAFRQEKPDLIVLDLMLPKLSGNDVCRIIRKESEVPIIMLTARDELTDKIVGLELGADDYLTKPFEGRELVARVKAILRRSGLKPSVPLVRCGEITVDAERRQVTIRDRVIELTTTEFEMLKLLAAHPGKVFSRAELLDRLQGDAYEGYERTIDSHIKNLRRKIEPDVDKPSYIHTIYGGGYKLELPG
- a CDS encoding HAMP domain-containing sensor histidine kinase — protein: MKSLVWKIGGALVLVALIAVSIMAYLTNENTHREFHTYIQANPAFEDTVARILGLVYIRGGWSGLADVLPQMLAFEGDRLIVADVNNVIVGDSAGLAIGQTVTQAELTGGHEVEISPSFPNPGQPGGNGQLVGQFFYLGQAGGVLDAEQNFLSQTNRWLWLSGGIGVIIAVALAAALTYNFIRPLRALSAGANAIAAGNLGYRVKVKSGDETGELAESFNIMAGSLEKSEQARKRLLADVAHELRTPLTIINGTIDAMIDGVLPRDERQLKTVKSETVVLTRLISDLRDLSLAEAGKLKLEKSTIDWADLIQWKLDQFRPMAEVKGIELKFEGRDGLPAVSADWVRMEQVLANLLSNAIRHTLEGGQVKVSLSETVLNGRPAVTASVADTGEGIEPDKLEHIFDRFYRIEDSRARTEGNGAGLGLAIVKQMVEAHGGEVRAESKPGSGSTFFITLPAIEVTALDVTPESSPGAS